One Phaseolus vulgaris cultivar G19833 chromosome 4, P. vulgaris v2.0, whole genome shotgun sequence DNA window includes the following coding sequences:
- the LOC137838304 gene encoding uncharacterized protein, translating to MAELHEGICGSHIGGRSLSSKAIRAGYYWPTMREDCTRYAQRCKKCQQHTDWHKAPPEELRSIYSPWPFLLRGLKRRLDKAKGTWAEEVPRIVWAYHTTPQSTTKETPFSLVYRSDAMIPREIQENSPCFQNFVVEESNEERKVNLDLLDEVREEARMKAKALKRRVEYKYNSKLRLWQFQVADLVMRKAHWYQLERKLSPKWTGPFRITKALGNGAYNLETLEGDVIPCTWNATNLKFYFS from the coding sequence ATGGCAGAACtacacgaagggatatgcggtaGCCACATCGGTGGCCGATCTCTCTCGTCAAAGGCCATTCGTGCAGGatattactggccaaccatgagaGAGGATTGCACGAGATACGCCCAACGGTGCAAGAAGTGCCAACAACACActgattggcacaaagcgccccCAGAGGAGTTGAGATCgatatacagcccatggccattTCTACTCAGAGGTCTAAAAAGAAGGCTGGACAAAGCCAAAGGGACCtgggcagaagaagttcctagaatcGTGTGGGCCTACCACACTACCCCTCAGTCCACGACCAAGGAAACACCATTCAGCTTGGTGTACCGTTCTGACGCTATGATCCCAAGagaaatccaggagaactcaccatgtttccagaacttcgtggtcgaggagtcgaacgaggaaagaaaggtgaacttgGACCTATTGGATGAAGTGAGGGAAGAAGCAAGGATGAAAGCTAAAGCTTTGAAAaggagggtggagtacaagtacaactccaagctgagactttggcagttccaggtcgctgacctggtgatgaggaaggcccactgGTACCAGTTAGAAAGAAAgttatctcccaagtggaccggtcCTTTCAGAATAACgaaggcccttgggaatggagcatacaaCCTTGAGACATTAGAAGGCGATGTTATTCCTTGCACTTGGAACGCGAccaacctgaagttttattttagttaa